A single Camelus ferus isolate YT-003-E chromosome 3, BCGSAC_Cfer_1.0, whole genome shotgun sequence DNA region contains:
- the CDC23 gene encoding cell division cycle protein 23 homolog gives MAASSSVVPVAATAAVVPVLSSSADFSNLREIKKQLLLIAGLTRERGLLHSSKWSAELAFSLPALPLSELQPPPPVTEEDAQDMDAYTLAKAYFDVKEYDRAAHFLHGCNSKKAYFLYMYSRYLSGEKKKDDETVDSLGPLEKGQVKNEALRELRVELSKKHQARELDGFGLYLYGVVLRKLDLVKEAIDVFVEATHVLPLHWGAWLELCNLITDKEMLKFLSLPDTWMKEFFLAHIYTELQLIEEALQKYQNLIDVGFSKSSYIVSQIAVAYHNIRDIDKALSIFNELRKQDPYRIENMDTFSNLLYVRSMKSELSYLAHNLCEIDKYRVETCCVIGNYYSLRSQHEKAALYFQRALKLNPRYLGAWTLMGHEYMEMKNTSAAIQAYRHAIEVNKRDYRAWYGLGQTYEILKMPFYCLYYYRRAHQLRPNDSRMLVALGECYEKLNQLVEAKKCYWRAYAVGDVEKMALVKLAKLHEQLTESEQAAQCYIKYIQDIYSCGEIVEHLEESTAFRYLAQYYFKCKLWDEASTCAQKCCAFNDTREEGKALLRQILQLRNQGETPSTEMPAPFFLPASLSANNTPTRRVSPLNLSSVTP, from the exons ATGGCTGCCAGCTCCTCTGTAGTCCCGGTGGCCGCGACCGCTGCTGTGGTGCCGGTCCTGTCATCCAGCGCTGATTTCTCAAATTTGCGGGAAATTAAAAAGCAGCTGCTACTCATCGCAGGCCTTACCCGGGAGCGGGGCCTACTGCACAGTAGCAAATG GTCTGCCGAGTTGGCCTTCTCCCTCCCGGCGTTGCCTCTGTCCGAGCTGCAGCCTCCACCGCCTGTTACAGAG GAGGATGCCCAGGATATGGATGCTTACACACTGGCCAAGGCCTACTTTGACGTTAAAGAATATGATCGGGCAGCACATTTCCTGCATGGTTGCAATAGCAAGAAAGCCTATTTCCTGTACATGTATTCTAGATATCTG tctggagaaaagaagaaggatGATGAAACAGTTGATAGTCTAG GCCCCCTGGAGAAAGGACAAGTGAAAAATGAGGCTCTTAGAGAATTGAGAGTGGAGCTCAGCAAAAAACACCAGGCTCGGGAACTTGATGGATTTGGCCTTTATCT gTATGGTGTGGTGCTTCGAAAGCTGGACTTGGTGAAAGAGGCCATTGATGTATTTGTGGAGGCTACTCATGTTTTGCCTTTGCACTGGGGAGCCTGGCTAGAACTCTGTAACTTGATTACAGACAAGGAGATG CTGAAGTTCCTGTCTTTGCCAGACACCTGGATGAAAGAGTTTTTTCTGGCTCATATATACACAGAGTTGCAGTTGATAGAGGAGGCCCTGCAAAAGTATCAGAATCTCATTGATGTGGGCTTCTCTAAGAGCTCATATATTGTTTCCCAAATTGCAGTTGCCTATCACAATATCAGAG ATATCGACAAAGCCCTCTCTATTTTTAATGAGCTAAGGAAACAAGACCCTTACAGGATTGAAAATATGGACACATTCTCCAACCTTCTTTATGTCAGG agcaTGAAGTCTGAGTTGAGTTACCTGGCTCACAACCTCTGTGAGATTGATAAATATCGTGTAGAAACATGCTGTGTAATTG GCAATTATTATAGTTTGCGTTCTCAGCACGAGAAGGCAGCCCTGTATTTCCAGAGAGCCCTGAAATTAAATCCTCGGTATCTTGGGGCCTGGACACTGATGGGACATGAGTACATGGAAATGAAGAACACATCTGCTGCTATTCAGGCTTATAG GCATGCCATTGAGGTCAATAAGCGGGACTACAGAGCCTGGTATGGCCTTGGGCAGACCTATGAAATCCTTAAGATGccattttattgtctttattattACAGACGGGCCCACCAGCTTCG GCCCAATGATTCCCGTATGCTAGTCGCTTTAGGAGAATGTTATGAGAAACTCAATCAACTAGTGGAAGCCAAAAAG TGTTATTGGAGAGCTTACGCCGTgggagatgtggagaaaatggctCTGGTGAAACTGGCAAA GCTTCATGAACAGTTGACTGAGTCAGAACAGGCAGCCCAGTGTTACATCAAATACATCCAAGATATCTATTCGTGTGGG GAAATAGTGGAACACTTAGAGGAGAGCACTGCTTTCCGCTATCTGGCCCAGTACTATTTTAAGTGCAAGCTGTGGGATGAAGCTTCAACTTGTGCCCAAAAGTGTTGTGCATTCAATGAT ACCCGAGAAGAAGGTAAGGCCTTGCTCCGGCAAATCCTACAGCTTCGGAACCAAGGCGAGACTCCCTCCACAGAGATGCCTGCTCCCTTTTTCCTCCCTGCTTCACTGTCTGCTAACAACACTCCCACACGCAGAGTTTCTCCACTCAACCTGTCTTCAGTCACACCATAG
- the KIF20A gene encoding kinesin-like protein KIF20A, with the protein MSQGILSPPAGLLSDEEVVVSPMFESTAADLGSVIRKDLLPDCSVISASLEDKQQVPFEDSTEKVKVYLRVRPFLPSELERQEDQGCVHIENMETLALQAPKDSFAQKSNERGIGQATHRFTFSQIFGPEVGQASFFNLTVKEMVKDVLKGQNWLIYTYGVTNSGKTHTIQGTIKDVGILPRSLTLIFNSLQGQLHPTPDLKPLLSNEVMWLDSKQIQQEELKKLALLNGGLQEEELSTSLKRSVYIESRMGTSTSFDSGIAGLSSTSQFTSSSQLDETSHRWAQPDTAPISVPADTRFSIWISFFEIYNELLYDLLELPSQQRKRQTLRLCEDQNGNPYVKDLNWIHVQDAEEAWKLLKVGRKNQSFASTHLNQNSSRSHSIFSIRILHLQGEGDIIPKISELSLCDLAGSERCKDQKSGERLKEAGNINTSLHTLGRCIAALRQNQQNRSKQNLVPFRDSKLTRVFQGFFTGRGRSCMIVNVNPCASTYDETLHVAKFSAIASQLVHAPPVSLGFPSLHSFIKEHSLRASPSLETGAKTDPGLDDDTENEVDISTYGKEELLQVVGAMKALLLKERQEKLQLEMQLRDEICNEMVEQMQQREQWCSEHLDTQKELLEEMYEEKLTILKESLTSFYQEEIQERDEKIKELEALLQEVREQPMAHQQSGSELSLRRSQRLAAASASTQQFQEIKSKLEQCRAELNSTTEELQKYQKMLEPPPSAKPFITDVDKKLEEGQKNIRLLRTELQKLGESLQSAERACCHSTGAGKLRQALTTCDDILIKQDQTLAELQNNMMLVKLDLRKKAACIAEQYHTVLKLQGQTSTKKRLGANQENQQPNQQPPGKKPFLRNLLPRTPTCQSSTDCSPYARILRSRRSPLLKSGPFGKKY; encoded by the exons ATGTCGCAAGGGATCCTTTCTCCACCAGCCGGCTTGCTGTCGGATGAGGAGGTTGTAGTCTCCCCCATGTTCGAATCCACAGCTGCGGATTTGGGGTCTGTGATACGCAAGGACCTGCTACCGGACTGCTCTGTCATCTCCGCCTCCCTGGAAGACAAGCAGCAG GTTCCATTTGAGGATAGTACGGAGAAGGTGAAAGTGTACCTGAGGGTCAGGCCCTTCTTACCTTCGGAGTTAGAACGACAGGAGGATCAG GGTTGTGTCCATATTGAGAATATGGAGACCCTTGCCCTACAGGCACCCAAGGACTCTTTTGCCCAGAAGAGCAATGAGAGAGGAATTGGACAAGCCACCCACAGATTCACCTTTTCCCAG ATCTTTGGGCCAGAAGTGGGACAGGCATCTTTCTTCAACCTAACTGTGAAGGAGATGGTAAAGGACGTACTCAAAGGACAGAACTGGCTCATCTATACATATGGAGTCACTAACTCGGGGAAAACCCACACAATTCAAG GTACCATCAAGGATGTAGGGATCCTGCCCCGGTCCCTGACTCTGATCTTCAATAGCCTCCAAGGCCAACTTCATCCAACACCTGACTTGAAGCCCTTACTCTCCAACGAGGTAATGTGGCTAGACAGTAAGCAGATCCAGCAGGAGGAACTGAAGAAACTGGCCCTGCTAAATGGAGGCCTCCAAGAG GAGGAGTTGTCCACCTCCTTGAAGAGGAGTGTCTACATTGAAAGTCGGATGGGTACCAGCACCAGCTTTGACAGTGGCATTGCTGGGCTCTCCTCCACCAGTCAGTTTACCAGCAGTAGCCAGCTGGATG AAACAAGTCACCGATGGGCACAGCCAGACACTGCCCCTATAAGTGTCCCTGCAGACACTCGCTTCTCCATCTGGATCTCCTTCTTTGAGATCTACAATGAACTGCTTTATGACCTGTTAGAACTGCCTAGCCAACAGCGCAAGAGGCAGACTCTGCGGCTGTGTGAGGATCAGAATGGCAATCCCTACGTGAAAG ATCTCAATTGGATTCATGTTCAGGATGCTGAGGAGGCCTGGAAACTCCTGAAAGTGGGTCGTAAAAACCAGAGCTTTGCCAGCACCCACTTGAACCAGAACTCCAGCCGCAG TCATAGCATCTTCTCAATTCGGATCCTGCACCTTCAGGGGGAAGGTGATATAATCCCCAAGATTAGCGA GTTATCACTCTGTGATCTGGCTGGCTCAGAGCGCTGCAAAGATCAGAAGAGTGGTGAGCGACTGAAGGAAGCAGGAAACATTAACACTTCTCTGCACACCCTGGGCCGCTGTATTGCTGCCCTGCGCCAAAACCAGCAGAACCG GTCAAAGCAGAACCTGGTTCCCTTCCGTGACAGCAAGTTGACCCGAGTATTCCAAGGCTTCTTCACAGGCCGAGGTCGCTCCTGTATGATTGTCAATGTGAATCCCTGTGCATCTACCTATGATGAGACCCTTCATGTGGCCAAGTTCTCAGCCATTGCTAGCCAG CTTGTGCATGCTCCACCTGTGTCACTGGGATTCCCATCACTACATTCATTCATCAAGGAACACAGTCTGCGGGCATCTCCCAGCTTAGAGACAGGAGCTAAGACAGACCCAGGCCTTGATGATGACACTGAAAATGAAGTTGACATCTCCACATATGGCAAGGAG GAGCTCCTACAAGTAGTGGGAGCCATGAAAGCATTGCTCTTAAAAGAACGGCAGGAAAAGTTGCAGCTGGAGATGCAGCTCCGTGATGAAATTTGCAATGAGATGGTGGAGCAGATGCAACAACGGGAACAGTGGTGCAG TGAACACTTGGACACCCAAAAGGAACTATTAGAGGAGATGTATGAAGAGAAACTAACTATCCTCAAGGAGTCACTGACAAGTTTTTACCAAGAAGAAATTCAG GAAAGGGATGAGAAGATTAAAGAGTTAGAAGCTCTCTTGCAGGAAGTTAGAGAGCAGCCAATGGCCCATCAACAGTCAGGGTCTGAACTGTCCCTACGGCGGTCACAAAGGTTGGCAGCGGCTTCTGCCTCCACCCAGCAGTTCCAGGAGATAAAATCTAAACTCGAACAATGCAGAGCAGAGCTAAACTCCACCACTGaag AGTTGCAGAAGTATCAGAAAATGTTAGAACCACCACCCTCAGCGAAGCCCTTCATCACTGATGTGGACAAGAAGTTAGAGGAGGGCCAGAAG aaTATAAGGCTGCTGCGGACAGAGCTTCAGAAACTTGGGGAGTCTCTCCAGTCAGCAGAAAGAGCATGTTGCCACAGCACTGGAGCAGGAAAACTTCGCCAAGCCTTGACCACGTGTGATGACATCTTAATCAAACAG GATCAGACCCTGGCTGAGCTGCAGAATAACATGATGCTAGTAAAACTGGACCTTCGGAAGAAGGCAGCATGCATTGCAGAGCAGTATCATACTGTGCTAAAACTCCAAGGCCAGACTTCTACCAAAAAGCGCCTTGGTGCCAACCAGGAAAACCAGCAACCAAACCAACAGCCCCCAGGGAAGAAACCATTTCTTCGAAACTTACTTCCCCGAACACCCACCTGCCAAAGCTCAACAGACTGCAGCCCTTATGCCCGGATCCTACGCTCACGGCGGTCCCCTTTACTCAAATCTGGGCCTTTTGGCAAAAAATActaa